The Panicum virgatum strain AP13 chromosome 3N, P.virgatum_v5, whole genome shotgun sequence genome includes the window AACCTTGAATACTTGAAAAtaaaggttatgctccggggcttgcctgggagtaACACTAAGCTAGTGTTAGTAttaacaaggccttgggcccttccgactttGAGTTGGGTCTTCGGTTGCTCCCGCGGGTCCTTCACTCTTCAGGACGCGTCCAcccaacaccgtcttgtggttcaGTTCCGTCAGCACGTGCTCCACGTCCACACGTggtacatctagcgtacctaaatgagatacACCAAGGCAGAGGTTTGAATGCATGGAAGTGCAGTAGATGATACCGCAAAAAGGACAAGTGGGGCAGATACAAAGCCACGCATGGATGGGTACGAACATGATTCACTGCAATGCGATACGATTAGGAATAAAGATATGACTGGGCAAACATTTAACGAGTAAACACCTCATACACACTCAAAAGGCAACTAGGTTGGGGCTACAATACGAGAGTTCATTCaagtattttagcctgaagtgtttccttcaaaacaataGCTACTAAACTACTTAGGGTAGCATGGATTAAAACATGGGTTTGTTTTGTTGAGGTTACACTTGCATGAAAGTAATTAACTAACAACAAGGATAAAGGATGAAATTGAAGCTAGGAACTAATTAAAGATCAAAACTTAACACGCCACAAAGATCTATTAGCACTACTTTGATACCACAAAAAACTGCTGATAAAGAGTGCATAAATAAATTACCAGCAATTGTTGATACTGAAAAGTATTTCTTTTAGCCCTCGAAAGGAAAACAAACAACAacagatccacaaacatgcacaagGGCTATAcacctgaaaattttccagtggactacacatacaaagagtaaATTACTggataaatttcataatttttagagcaacagaacaACCTGGATTaattaaactagcttaaacacaaccctaatatttagcaggggcaaaagtgacatttcaccagcacaagtatttttctacTGAATATCTTGATTTtataaacctaacaaaatttggtttgcatttttaggatttttctgtgatttattacGAATTTTGCAAATCTCACTCaaatcaaagaaaagaaaacaaaactaCCCTACCCCTAATTGGAGCCGggggggcccacacgtcagtggaataagagagagagggggggctcccctgctctgcctcGCACGCACGCCAGGGCCGTGGCCGCGGccaggctcggcggcggtgcggctccagcccgccgccggcggccggccagcggCGCGGCCTGGCCGGGCCGCGGTCAGGGCAGGCCAGCGGAGCGAGGGCACCCgcggggcggcgcaggggcgagcgcgcaggcggcccgcggcggcgccaaggccaggggcgacggcggctcgcggcggcgcgcggtggcggcgtcgtTCCGGCCATGGCGGGGCAGGAGGACCACGGGATGGGGCGGCGCAACACTGAGGGGAGCTCGGTGGCCCTgaggcgctcggcggcggcgagcaggctcaggcgggggcggcgcgcggcgtgcgccggcggcgcagcatggctgccgcggcggcgcagctgtgGCCCGGCGATTGCAGTGCCGGAAGGGAGGGGAAATGGGTCGGGGAGATGGAGGAGGTCACGGCCGAGCTCACCACGGCTTGAATCGGGCGGAGGTGGATCGGAGGACGGAGATCGAcggaggggcggagctccggcgcggAGCGTCAATGGCGGACGCGGTCTACAGCTTCGATTCCGGCCGGGTGTGGTCGCGGCCGAGTTCGTGGAGGGACGGAGGAGCTTTGGGGCGAGGTCGCGCGGCTTGGGCGCGGAGAATCAAGTGGGGGTGGCGAGGATGGTCGGCGTGGACGCCGGCGGTGGCACTGAGCTTGAGCTCGGCTCGGTGTGAGCGCGTGGAAGGAAGGGGATGGCGAAAACGGACACGACTCCACGCAGATAAGGACGGGCGTGTGAGCACGACGGGCGAGGTTCGTCGGCACGACGCGTGGACACGGACGTCGAagagcggcgacggctccggagGCGTGTCGAGCGATGAGCAGAGGAGGATATGTAGCAATGGCATTTCTGTAAATAGCTCAAAGTTTCAAATTCCAGTTTGTAAATTTAGATTTTCTCCTtgttcttggcctcaaatgaaaaacttttgaatacgaaagttgttcaaaattttgagatcttcaacttttgttttggcactttttcatttgaacaatggtttgaaagataaaatttaaaacttgagtgCACTTGAAAATGTCCAATTCCAAGCAAAGTTAAAGATTTTTCTTTAAACTTCATGCTGAAACttgaatttttgccaaaatgaaagttgcatAGGAAGAAAAGTTCtacaacattgatgttgggcaaaagttgatttagagctcggattagggagaaaaacaaGATCGAACGTAGCTCAGTCGAAAGTTACTATGCGAACTCAATTAGCGCTAAAGACGATGATTAGCCTTAATTAGCGATCACGCACAATGTTAACGTCAAAAaataacaccggggtgttacacccaTGGCCCAGGGGTTGGTGGAGGAGGGGGGCTCCTCCGATCCTGGGAAGACGCCACGCGTCCCGCCATGGGGTCCAAGCTCAGGCCCTCCTGTCAGGGACGAAGCACACGTTGGGGACGTGTCCTCTCTCCTGTGCACGATCGGGGAAGAGCTGCCTCGTCGGGGgaacctcgccggcgacgagggctCCGGTGGGGCGCCCCCGGGGCTCTCGTAGGGGGAGAGACGAACCATCACCAAATAATTCTTTCCAAATTGACTGACTCCTAAGAACCTCGTATCTTTTAATGAGTCTTCCCATCATCACAACTAACTGGAGTAAAGGAACATCAGTTTTTTCTGATCTATAAAGAAGTGCATGAAAGATGCGAAAATGTGAGAATTGTTACCTTGCAATAGGAAGTTGCACATCTTAGAAGAGAATTTGTATAGTTGGGTTGAATCCTTGCAATCATCAATACTGCTCATCTGCTCCCATTGCCTATTACAGTAGAGGACAGGATTCACAGGATGATGCTTAAGCCCTTCACTATACGCCATATGGTGGGTAGGCTTCTCCATATTTTCCAGATTTAAAGAGATATGCAGAAGAAACAAATTGTCCTAGCCTACATGCAATTCAGAAACATAAGATCAAGAAAATTATGCAGAAGGAATAGTAGTGAGCCACCATTCTGAACCCTCTAACCGAAAGTTCCAAACTAAGCTAACAAACATCAACCACACTCATCCCGCATTATCTCACCaagcaaagaaaaaaatcagCAAAAAGTGCCATCTCTATGTGTGATTCTTTTAGTTACATATACATACAAAACTGAAATGCAGATTTCAGCATCACAGTCTACTGTTCTTGGTCCCTCACGCCACAGCCATATGAAAATGGTCCCCGAATCTTAGGTCGTTAGGCGTGTGCTTAGAGGAAAGCATCCCCCGGACGTATATACGAAAGCAATCGCATGCAAGCAACACATAAGAAAATCCAGGAAAGGACTTTTACGCAACACAAATCACCTTATCTGCAGTGACACGAGGTGCTGGTGCGCGCGGCTGTACGACGGGTCTAAGCCGGAGGGCCTCCTCGCGCTCCCCGACGGCTTCGCCGAGACGACCGAACCCGGTAAGCCGCGGCGGCACGGTTGCTGCTGCGGCACGTAGCGCTGTCGAGGCACACGGCGAGCGCGCAGTCGTACAGCCGCAGCGCGTCCTCGAAGCAGACCTTGTGCCGGTGCCGCTCGTTCCACCTCGGTAGTTGAAgcaacgccgacgccgacgccgacaccGCGACGCCAGAGGATGACGCTTCCGTTGTCCGTAGCTAGTTCCAATTGCCGGAACCGAGCAcgtcgcggcgggcggcgagggcgtCCGGAGAGGGAGACCCGCTCTGATCTGCGGGATATTTCGCCGAGCATCTCGCGCGCGAGTTGGCTAGATTGCCAACAGTGGATGGGAGGACAGGGGCATGGAGAACTGGAGAGTGTGGTGGCGGTGGTTTAAGCGGGAGAGAGACGTACGGGTGATCCTGCAGGATGCAATGTCGCCAGTTTTAATGGTTCGACTGCTCTAGGTGACAGGACCGGCCACCGGGGGCGCAAGCGCCGCTGTCGTTGAGCCCCGGCGTGAGGGATCGGGCGGCACGCCGCCATCGTCCTCGCCGGCGGTGTGCCACAGCCCGCTCACAGGGGCACCCTGCCTTGCCTCGCCATGCCATTTAAGGTTAAGGCACCAtaggaaaaaaaacattttctctacaattttgtatGCATAAGCAATTATCCCCTTCAAATTGTAGGAATAGATGTAGTATTGCTTAGCATCATCTACGCTCCGTTCCTTATTCTAAGAAATCAACTACGCTCCGTTTAAGTTGAACCATGGTTTAATTTGGTAGACAAACTAGCTAGTTGACTAAAATTTTCATcaagataattatttttttcccGAGAGAGGAAATGGAAGAGATATTGTCGAAAAAAGTAATACGATCCTCTAAAATTTTCTACCACAACCATTTGCTCTTCAAAGGGACTTGTTGAAGTAATACGATCCTTGAttaatttttgtgagaatttatatgatttctctatttttttagagtgttcACCTAGGATTCTAATTGGCTTCATGTGGAGGCTCCAAAGAAACCTCCAATTAATAATAGTAAGATGTTGTGCAAGGTGGAACAACATAAGAACTAAAGGAAACACCTTCTTCATGCGAGTTGCATTCTTTTAGTCCTTATGTTGTGCAAAGATGTTTCCTTGAGTTTGTTGGTGTTGGGGTGAAAATTAGTTTATTGATGAAGAACTCATAAATTCAATCGTTTGTCCAAACTTGGCCACTCCTAGACATTCCACGCGGCCGCCTTAATTATCAAATCACCAAGAATATGACGTTGCTGTCACCGGTGGGGGGAGATCCGATCCCATGGCATCCGCGTGCGTATAATCTAATCGAGGGAATCGTATCTACAGTGGAGTAGTAAAACGAGACAACAACCTGCCATCCATCTGAGGTGAGCACTCGTGTTAGTTGGAGCTCACCCATCACCCCCAGGAATTCTCCCATCTTATTCTATCGCCCTGTGTGTCCATCGTACCCTTCCCTGGCACACATGATCCACACCCGCTCCCGACTGAACCCGGCCGAGCCGTATCGATGGTCGGATTGGGTTGCTTCGGCGTCGGAAAGCGTCACGGCGTCCGCTTTACTTGAGGTTCACTGCGGCGCTACGTGACGCGAGCTCGGTCGCTCACCTCGGCAGCCAGCGGCCGGCAGTAGTGCTGGGGAAGTAAAGACGCCGCGATGCGTGGACGTGGCGGCGTGAACGTTTGCAGGCGAAGCAAGCGAGGTGAGGTGCGGCGGGGGCAGGCGCGGGCGAGGCGACCGACCGTCGGAAGGTGGCTGCGAGCGATCGACGCGCCAACCGCCCCACGCCGCGCACGCACTCGCACAGCACACGCCTCTAGAAATTCCAAAACGAGCACGGCCGGGCACGAGGCCGCGCCTTGCCAGTGCCGGTCCCTCCCTCGCTCGGCTGGTGCTGGCCTGGATCCTCCTCTCCGCCactccacgccgcgccgcgccgtaaTCTCTCTGCTCCACCTCCGCTGCTCTCGCGTCTCGTCCAGTGGTGGCCGTGGTGGTAGTGGAGTGCCGGCAgatccgcccgcccgcccgtacGCGGATTGCCTTTCGTCTTCGCCCATTGCTGTTGGTAAGCAGCAAAAAGATCCTCGCCTGCTTTTCTTGGATGGATTCCGTTCCTTGTTCCTGGAGCTGCTCTTGTTTCCCATTCAGATCCAAATCTCTTCCCTATCACCCTCTCCATTCAGGTTGGAGATTGCTGTGGATTTGCGAGCTGCTTGTATCCATGGTTTGATtagtttcttcttcctcttctcacgGCGCTCAAGATCGACGCCAGCAGGACTTGTTGCGGGTTCCACTGAGCCAGCTACTGGGCCACGTAGATTTAGGATGGCTAGCACCCGCCACCATTGCTGAGCTTCTCCAGTAAAGACTGGATTTTTCTCGCCGCCCCGACCTGTAAGTGCCTCAGTGACAGCTTCGCTTTCTCGCGCGCCATCTATTTCTGCGATTTTCGATGGTCTTTTAGAGGGAAATTGTTTGTAGTACTTATGGCGAACTGCAGTTTTGGCTGTTTCTTCAAACCAAGCGAGTAGGGGGGGATCCGCTGGCCGGGTTAAATTTGTACTCCGAACCGACAATGTCTGCTACTGTAAATGCTCCACCTTTTAATGTTTTAAGGATTGTTGGTGAGGTATAATAATTTGTTGGATTGGTCTAGGCCTCTAGGGGGGAATTTGACTTCAATAATCTGGCTGCTCGGTTGATGTTTTCGGTTGTGGAAATGCAATCGCTTAAAATTAATAAGGGCCCGTCACCCCTCTGAATGTACATGGAGACTTGGCAGAGGGCTTTTGGTTGGTCTTCTTCTTGGCGGTTACAATGTAGCTTTCTCCTGATTAGCATGTCAGAATCATTATCTGTTCAAGGAGCAGTTGCAGCAACGCCTTCACAACGACTGGCTCAGCCTATACCAGGGTTGCAATCATGTTAATTGTTATCTTTCGCAGAAAGTAGCTATTTCCATTTGTTCATGACATGTTCTTATCCTCCACTTGCAGGTGCGCTTGATGTTCAAAAGATGTCATCAAACTCCAGTCTAACCGAATCTCTACATGAGAAAACAATTGTCTTTGGCCTCAAACTTTGGGTTGTGATTGGGATTGCTGTTGGAGCGTCCCTCTTGGGTATTCTTCTCATTCTTCTCATATGCCTCACCATTCAGAGCTGTATCAGGAGGTCACGCAAGCCACTCCACGACCGTCCAATGACCCAGATACCTCCTCCCTGCAAAGATATCAAGGAAGTGAGTAATGATTTTGTTGTACATGATGGGCTTCTACTCACTATTCAAAATGAGCCCGAGCATGGTGACCTGGTCGATAGAGAAGCGATTCAGTTGGCTCAGGAGGAAAAGTTGAAACAAGGAGAAGAGAACAATCTTTCTGGTTCTTTCCGCATTACGGATGGCTGTGATGGAATTCAGATCGCTTCCCTCGATGAACAATCTTCAACGCATGCTACTGTTGACTCTGCGCCATTAGTGGGCTTACCTGAATTTTCTTATCTTGGTTGGGGCCATTGGTTCACACTTAGAGATCTAGAGCTTGCAACCAACCGTTTTGCAAAGGATAATGTGATTGGTGAGGGCGGATATGGTGTTGTGTATCGTGGCAGATTATCAAATGGCACTCCAGTTGCTGTCAAGAAAATCCTTAACAATTTGTGAGTTTTTCTATAGCAGTTTTGGATTGATGCAGTGGCAGTCCATGCCATTACCCTTCTGCCTTCTTCCTTATAATAATATGATTGCTTGTTATGTGCAGAGGGCAAGCTGAGAGAGAATTCAGGGTGGAAGTTGAAGCAATCGGCCATGTCCGTCACAAGAATTTGGTCCGCCTTTTGGGTTACTGTGTTGAGGGTACTCAAAGGTAAGAACACAGGGACatcattgacatcttttgcCAAAATAGGATTTCCTATGCATTGGTTCTTTTGATAATAAAAAGGAAAGGGAAGTCATAACATGAATTACTTGATGTGTATATGCAACCAGGATGCTTGTCTATGAGTATGTTAATAATGGGAATCTCGAAAGTTGGCTTCATGGGGAATTGTCCCAGTACAGCTCTCTCACTTGGTTGGCTCGCATGAAAATTCTTTTGGGCACTGCAAAGGCGTGAGTAACTCCTTGACTGAATATGATCTGATTTGTTTATTATTTTTTGTTCAGAAATGCAATTTTGGCATCATTTTCCCACTTTCAAGATTGTAAGAAGTGTGACCTGACTAGATTTGTACTATTTAAGCCTAGGGCTAAGAAAATGCTCGATCTGATTGGTACACATGTTTCAATAATCACAGCCTCATGATTAGTTACTATTCTTACTAGTCAGTAAATGCCATTCATACTATTGTGAACAAAAATAAGTTTGACTCAGATCAGCTCTGATTAGATGAAAGGCTGAGACTATGAATGTTTGAAGCAGTCCTTATCTATCTCGGGACtcgcacaattttttttttgggaccATTTTATGATTCTTATCATTTTCTGGGACCATATTATCATTTCCATCATGATTACATTaacaatttctatttttatttggAATAACATAGCCATCCTCTGTTTGGCCATGATATAACCTATTTTCTTAGCTATTCTGTCACTGGTTGTAAAACATTAAAACTGATATATCTACAGCCTTTCTTATTTACATGAGGCAATCGAACCAAAAGTTGTTCACCGTGACATCAAGTCCAGCAATATCTTGATTGATGACGAGTTTAATGCCAAAATATCAGACTTTGGTTTGGCAAAGATGCTTGGTGCTGGTAAAAGTCATATTGCTACACGAGTTATGGGTACCTTTGGGTAAGTTTTTTATACCTTGGATATTTGAGGCACTTTCGCTTTGTATATTCATCAAATATTTTCCACTGTAGTTTTGAGAATATTTGTTGCTACTAATATTACTTTTAACCCAATATTTGTTTTATCCCTTTTTAGCTATGTTGCACCTGAGTATGCTAACAGTGGACTTCTGAATGAAAAGAGTGATGTCTATAGCTTTGGGGTTGTTCTGTTGGAAGCTATTACAGGTAGAGATCCAATTGACTATGAGCGTCCTCCAAATGAGGTATTACTTGTCAAATATCTTTTTCCATCTTCATCATCCTTATTGGCCATTTATCTTCTATGAATTGGCATGGTCTTAATTTCTGCAGCAAATGTTTAACTATTCAATACTAACAGCAAAGAAGGTTTAGTAACATCTCTTATCAAACAAGACTGTCTGCGCATAGATCTCGATTGTTTGTGTTTCTTTTTTGGGTGGTTTGATGCAGCAGAATGTGCAACAACCAAAACTAAGAAAGACAAAATAGCCGACCCCTGGGGGGTGCTAAAGTAGACAAATGAGTTTTGAATCATGGCTATAAGGCTCAGCAAAAAAACATTATGTAGTTACATTTCATTCAAATGTCAGCTGATCTGCAGCTTTATGGAGTCATTATGGATGGATAATAGCtacttatgatttttttttctgctgcTTGTTACTTTCATAAAGCATATAATGATGTGGTCCATATTGGCAAATGCATGGGGAATCTTTTCTGCCTCAAGCatacttcatttttttttacaaaagttACATGTGGATGTTTCAGTGTAATAAAAATAGCATACAAGTAGAATCAATCACAAATTATTGAAGAAAATAAGGTGTCAATTGATAATTTGCAAACTATTTTATTGTTTATCCTGCCTCATGTTCTAATGCACAGCTGCTCACCTGTAGGTAAACCTAGTTGACTGGCTTAAAATGATGGTTGCTAACAGACGTTCTGAAGAAGTGGTGGATCCAAACCTGGAAAGAAGACCTTCAACAAAGGAGCTAAAACGTGCCCTTTTGACAGCCCTGAGGTGTATCGATTTGAATGCCGAGAAGAGACCTAGCATGGACCAGGTGGTCCGGATGTTGGATTCTAACGAACCCATACCTCAAGAGGTTTGAATTTATTCATTTAATTCTGTGTGTAACTTTCATGGTCTAGGTTTGTTTTTCATGCCTCACTAAGTGTTGGTGATGAACAAAATTTTGCATAGAACTAAAATGCCACTTTGGTACAATTATCTTATTTGGTTATCGTATAGACATGCTGAATCAGCTTTAATTGAACATTGACGCTTAGCATTTACCTAGTGAATGGATGTGTTTTTCTAATTAGTGTTGTGTACAAGAGTGATACTAGTCTATTGGATTTTCAGGAAAGAAGACACCGACAGAACCGAACCCCTGAGAGTTCAGAAACCGAGCCATTGAGGGGCAAGAACAACAGTGGCAGGAGTGATGCCCCTGAGCATGAAGCAAGGCCACCTCGACCTAAGAGTCGAACATTTTCGTCCAAATGATGGAAACAAGAAACGAAAAGAAAAGGCATACTAGGAGATACGATATAGTCAACTGGAGTGCTGCATGCAAAGCACACACCGTGGGAAGCAGGAAATTACAATACTTAACCAATTGATGCATTTTTCATTCTTGGCTGCAATGGTTGATAATACATTTTTGTGTTCCTTGACACACATGTACAGTGGTGTATGGTAGTTGAAGGGTGTATAGTACTAGTAGTTTGTAAAAACTTCAAAACTCGAAAAGAAGAATGTTTTCCTACCAAAacaaggagggggggggggggggggggggtaggcgTGTGGTGGTCGGTGACAGTAACTGTTGTGTGGTTGCTGGTATAAACTACAAAGCGCGAGGGGAGATCAGTGTAACCTTGGATATTGCTTGTATTGTATggtttactcgaagagtataaagagagaaaaaaaaagaggaagaagaaatggcTTCATTTCCTTAGCTGCTTGTCGATGATTGCTGCTCTTTGTCTT containing:
- the LOC120663959 gene encoding probable receptor-like protein kinase At5g18500 isoform X1; translation: MTCSYPPLAGALDVQKMSSNSSLTESLHEKTIVFGLKLWVVIGIAVGASLLGILLILLICLTIQSCIRRSRKPLHDRPMTQIPPPCKDIKEVSNDFVVHDGLLLTIQNEPEHGDLVDREAIQLAQEEKLKQGEENNLSGSFRITDGCDGIQIASLDEQSSTHATVDSAPLVGLPEFSYLGWGHWFTLRDLELATNRFAKDNVIGEGGYGVVYRGRLSNGTPVAVKKILNNLGQAEREFRVEVEAIGHVRHKNLVRLLGYCVEGTQRMLVYEYVNNGNLESWLHGELSQYSSLTWLARMKILLGTAKALSYLHEAIEPKVVHRDIKSSNILIDDEFNAKISDFGLAKMLGAGKSHIATRVMGTFGYVAPEYANSGLLNEKSDVYSFGVVLLEAITGRDPIDYERPPNEVNLVDWLKMMVANRRSEEVVDPNLERRPSTKELKRALLTALRCIDLNAEKRPSMDQVVRMLDSNEPIPQEERRHRQNRTPESSETEPLRGKNNSGRSDAPEHEARPPRPKSRTFSSK
- the LOC120663959 gene encoding probable receptor-like protein kinase At5g18500 isoform X2, with amino-acid sequence MSSNSSLTESLHEKTIVFGLKLWVVIGIAVGASLLGILLILLICLTIQSCIRRSRKPLHDRPMTQIPPPCKDIKEVSNDFVVHDGLLLTIQNEPEHGDLVDREAIQLAQEEKLKQGEENNLSGSFRITDGCDGIQIASLDEQSSTHATVDSAPLVGLPEFSYLGWGHWFTLRDLELATNRFAKDNVIGEGGYGVVYRGRLSNGTPVAVKKILNNLGQAEREFRVEVEAIGHVRHKNLVRLLGYCVEGTQRMLVYEYVNNGNLESWLHGELSQYSSLTWLARMKILLGTAKALSYLHEAIEPKVVHRDIKSSNILIDDEFNAKISDFGLAKMLGAGKSHIATRVMGTFGYVAPEYANSGLLNEKSDVYSFGVVLLEAITGRDPIDYERPPNEVNLVDWLKMMVANRRSEEVVDPNLERRPSTKELKRALLTALRCIDLNAEKRPSMDQVVRMLDSNEPIPQEERRHRQNRTPESSETEPLRGKNNSGRSDAPEHEARPPRPKSRTFSSK